DNA from Bacillus carboniphilus:
TGATTGGGAATCAAAATGGTATGCTGGAAAAGATTATGCAGACCTTCTACACGAAGACCTTAAAGTACGTGAGTACATCGCAAAGCGTTTAAGCGATGCTTCCGTAGCAAAAGTAGAAATCGAACGTGCGGCTAACCGCATCAATATTACTATTCACACTGCGAAGCCTGGTATGGTTATTGGTAAAGGTGGTACTGAAGTGGAAGCACTTCGTAAAGCTCTTAGCCAATTAACTGGCAAGCGTGTACACATTAACATCATGGAAATCAAAAGAGCTGATTTAGATGCGAAGCTTGTTGCTGAAAACATTGCTCGCCAGCTTGAGAACCGTGTATCATTCCGTCGTGCACAAAAGCAATCAATTCAACGTGCAATGCGCGCAGGTGCACAAGGTATTAAAACACAAGTATCTGGTCGTTTAGGTGGAGCGGATATTGCTCGTGCTGAACACTACAGCGAAGGAACTGTTCCTCTTCATACTCTTCGCGCTGATATTGACTATGCTACAGCTGAAGCTGACACAACATATGGTAAGTTAGGCGTGAAAGTGTGGATTTATCGTGGAGAAGTCCTTCCTACGAAGAAGAAATCTGAGGAAGGAGGCAACTAATTATGTTACTGCCAAAACGCGTAAAGTATCGCCGTGAACATCGTGGAAAAATGCGTGGGAATGCTAAAGGTGGTGCGGAAGTAAGCTTTGGAGAATACGGCTTACAAGCTACTGAAGCTTCTTGGATTACTAACCGTCAAATCGAAGCTGCACGTATCGCGATGACACGTTACATGAAACGTGGTGGTAAGGTTTGGATCAAAATCTTCCCTCACAAGCCATACACTGCTAAGCCTCTTGAAGTCCGAATGGGTTCTGGTAAAGGTGCTCCTGAAGGATGGGTTGCAGTTGTTAAACCTGGAAAGATCATGTTTGAAATTGCAGGCGTTTCAGAAGAAGTTGCTCGTGAAGCACTACGTCTAGCGTCTCACAAACTTCCTGTTAAATGTAAGTTTGTAAAACGAGAAGAAATTGGTGGTGAATCAAATGAAGGCTAATGAAATTCGTGAACTAACCACTGCCGAAATTGAACAAAAAGTGAAATCTCTTAAAGAAGAATTATTCAACCTTCGCTTCCAACTTGCGACAGGACAATTGGAAAACACCGCTCGCATTCGTGAGGTTCGTAAGTCCATCGCTCGTATGAAAACTGTAATTCGTGAAAGAGAGATCGGCATTACAAACAAATAGCCCGAGAGGAGGTTTCCGTAAAGAATGAGTGAACGTAACCAACGTAAAGTATACACTGGTCGAGTTGTATCCGATAAAATGGATAAAACTATCACAGTATTAGTTGAAACTTATAAAAAACATCCTCTATACGGTAAGCGCGTTAAGTATTCTAAGAAATTTAAAGCTCATGATGAAAATAATGAAGCTAAAATTGGCGATATCGTTCGTGTAATGGAAACTCGCCCATTGTCTGCTACAAAGCGTTTCCGTCTAGTAGAAGTCGTAGAAAAAGCTGTTATTATTTAATGATACGATTCGGATCTATGCTTAATCCGAAGGGAGGTACTACGCATGATTCAACAAGAGTCAAGATTGAAAGTCGCTGATAACTCAGGTGCACGTGAAGTTCTAACAATTAAAGTGTTAGGTGGATCTGGAAGAAAAACTGCAAATATCGGAGATGTCATCGTTTGTACAGTCAAACAGGCAACACCTGGAGGCGTTGTTAAAAAAGGTGACGTTGTTAAAGCGGTAATTGTACGTACGAAGAGCGGTGCACGTCGTTCTGACGGTTCTTACATCAAGTTTGATGAGAACGCATGTGTAATTATTCGTGACGATAAGGGTCCACGTGGAACACGTATTTTCGGACCTGTCGCTCGTGAACTTCGTGAAAACAACTTCATGAAAATTGTTTCTTTAGCTCCGGAAGTAATTTAAGTTTTTGATGAGGCCTTTAAGGAGGTGCGAAAGACGATGCATGTAAAAAAAGGTGATAAAGTAATGGTCATCTCTGGCAAAGACAAAGGTAAAACCGGCGTTATTCTTGCAGCGTATCCAAAGAAGAACCGTGTATTGGTTGAAGGTGTTAACATCGTCAAAAAACATGCGAAGCCATCACAATTAAATCCTCAAGGTGGAATTATCAGCCACGAGGCAGCTATCCATGTTTCTAACGTAATGCCTATTGATCCTAAATCTGGTCAACCAACTCGTGTTGGATACACAGAAGTAGATGGCAAAAAAGTACGTGTTGCAAAAAAATCTGGTGAAAAATTAGACTGATTAGATCGAACATGAAGGGAGGTATAAGAGAATGAACCGCCTAAAAGAAAAGTACGTAAAAGAAATTACACCTTCTCTTATGAGCAAGTTTAACTATAAATCAAGCATGCAAGTGCCTAAGTTAGAAAAGATTGTTATCAACATGGGTGTT
Protein-coding regions in this window:
- the rpsC gene encoding 30S ribosomal protein S3, which translates into the protein MGQKVHPVGLRIGVIRDWESKWYAGKDYADLLHEDLKVREYIAKRLSDASVAKVEIERAANRINITIHTAKPGMVIGKGGTEVEALRKALSQLTGKRVHINIMEIKRADLDAKLVAENIARQLENRVSFRRAQKQSIQRAMRAGAQGIKTQVSGRLGGADIARAEHYSEGTVPLHTLRADIDYATAEADTTYGKLGVKVWIYRGEVLPTKKKSEEGGN
- the rplP gene encoding 50S ribosomal protein L16, translating into MLLPKRVKYRREHRGKMRGNAKGGAEVSFGEYGLQATEASWITNRQIEAARIAMTRYMKRGGKVWIKIFPHKPYTAKPLEVRMGSGKGAPEGWVAVVKPGKIMFEIAGVSEEVAREALRLASHKLPVKCKFVKREEIGGESNEG
- the rpmC gene encoding 50S ribosomal protein L29 is translated as MKANEIRELTTAEIEQKVKSLKEELFNLRFQLATGQLENTARIREVRKSIARMKTVIREREIGITNK
- the rpsQ gene encoding 30S ribosomal protein S17, which gives rise to MSERNQRKVYTGRVVSDKMDKTITVLVETYKKHPLYGKRVKYSKKFKAHDENNEAKIGDIVRVMETRPLSATKRFRLVEVVEKAVII
- the rplN gene encoding 50S ribosomal protein L14; this encodes MIQQESRLKVADNSGAREVLTIKVLGGSGRKTANIGDVIVCTVKQATPGGVVKKGDVVKAVIVRTKSGARRSDGSYIKFDENACVIIRDDKGPRGTRIFGPVARELRENNFMKIVSLAPEVI
- the rplX gene encoding 50S ribosomal protein L24, with translation MHVKKGDKVMVISGKDKGKTGVILAAYPKKNRVLVEGVNIVKKHAKPSQLNPQGGIISHEAAIHVSNVMPIDPKSGQPTRVGYTEVDGKKVRVAKKSGEKLD